The segment ATTTTTATTTTCAAATTTTTTTAAAAAAATATTTAAAATAACTTTTATTTCTTCATTTTTAATTAAAAGACTTGATAAAATGAAAAGTATAAAAAAGGAAAAACTTAAAAAACAGAATGTTATAAAAACTTTTAAAGATTCAAAATTTAACTTTATGGGATTTACTATTTTAAAATTTTTATTCAAAATATAAAATAAAATGAAAAGCATTAAATTAATTAAAAAATATTTTATTATAGAAATAGTTTTTTCTATGTTTATTTTAGTTTTATTGTTTTTATTGTAGGTTCTATATACAATATTAAAAAAAGATGTTTGTAATATTAAAGAAATAGTGTTTGAAATTGCTACAGTATAAAGTTTAAAAAATGGCATTAAAATTATATTTAGAATAATAAAAATTATAATAGATAGAATACTGTTAATAACTGGAAATCGAATTTTTTTTAATGAATAATAGTAAGATACAAATGTTTTATTTAAAGAAACGAAAAGCATTCCAGGCATATAAAACATAAGCAAATAATTTGAATAATATATATCATTAATAGTGTATTTTCCATGAAAAAATAAAATCTTTAATATTTGTTCACTAAAAGCAAGGAAATAAGCGATAATAGGTAAAGAAATGAAAAATGATAACCTTAATGAATAGTTCAATTCTTCATCTTTTTTTGATATTTCTTTAGAGTGGGAAAAATAAGCTAAGAAGACTTGAGAAAAAGCTTCAGAAAATAGCCCTACAGGAAGAAGATAAAGTCTTTGAGCAATATAAGTATAAGTGTTTGCTCCTTGAAAAAATGATAAAAAAAATGTTGAAAACAAAATATTAATTTGATAAGCAGATGATGATATAAGCGATGTTAAGAAAAGTTTCCAAGATTCCTTTAAATAAATATTTTTAAAATTTATTTTAAACTTTATTTTTATTTTATACTTAATTAGAAAAAGAAACATTATAAGCATTTGAGTTAATCCACTTATAACAACACAGTAAATAAGTGTATAATTATTCAATTTTTTTAATAAAAGCGATATAATAATAATAATAATAAATGTAAAATTAAAATAGACCTGATTAAAATAAGAAGAAAAAAAATGAAATCCTGCGTTTAGAATTGCAGCGATAAATGAAACTATTGAAATAAAAAATAGATAGATAAAAAAATATCTAGTATATAAAATAGTTAGGTTTGTTTTTTCTAAACTAAAGCTTGAAAAACCATAAACTAAAAATGGAACAAACTTGTCTGCAATTATAATTAAGAAAAGAACAGAAAAGAAAAGTATTATAAAAAAATTAGTAAAAAAGGAACTTAAATATTCCTCTTTATCTTTATCATTTTCTATGGAGCAGTAAATAGGAACAAATGAGTTATTTAGTGATCCTTCAGCAAATAGGGATCTAAAAGTATTAGGTATTTTAAAAGCTGCAGTAAATGCATCTAATGTATTTAGTGAAAAATAGTGAGTTGTAAAAGCATCTCTTAGTAAACCTAATATTCTAGAGATAATAATTGCTATTGATGATCTAAATAAATCTTTAATTCTATTTCTTTTTTTTTCCATTTTTAATTCCATATTATTTTATTTTAGATAAAAAAAAGGAAATTATGATTATTATTTATTTGCTTCTTCTTTCTCTTCTTCAATATTAAAAAGTTTTGTTTGAAAACATTCTCTATTTTTGTAAAAAACTTTAATGTAAAATTTGTCACTATAGATTTCTGGAATTTCAAACAAAATATGTTTAGCTTCACCTGGTTTTATGTTAATTTGAGAAAAATTTGGATAAATTATTTCTTTAGAAAAGGAAGTTTCAATAAAAAACGTTGAAGAGTCTATAATCTTTTCTTTAATAGATTTATTTTTTAAATAAAGGTCAAAAAATAAATAATTTTCACTAATTATAAGATCATACTCAATTTCAAAATCTTCAACAATAATTTTATCTTCTGTATTCTCTAACTTCTCTAATGCTGGTCTTGCAACAAAAACATATATAAGAACTATTAAAATTATGTCGAGAAGCAATATAATTAAAGGAATGGTTCTTCTTTTAGGTTGATTCTTTTGGTTTCTTAATGATATTCTTTCTTCATCTTTTAAAAATCTATTTTGATCACTCATAAAATATACCTTATTATTAATTTCCTAAAAGTTTATAAAGCTCTTTTTTTAAGCAATTTATAATAAATGTATAATCATATGAAAATTTTGAAATATTATAATTTTTTTCATATTTTTCTATATTATCAAAAAGATAAAGAACTAAAGCAACAGATTCAAATATATTTAGTTCTTGAGCTAAAAAAGCGGAAATGGCACCTGCAACTAAATCTCCTGTCCCACCTTTTGCAAGTCCTGAATTACAACCTTTATTAATAAGAAATGTATTATATTTTTTGCTATTTATTTTATTTTCAAAATTGTCATTATTAAATTCATTATAATCTTCTCTTATTATTGCAAAAGATTGAAAACTTTTAAGCAAAATAGATATATTATATTTAGTGGAATAATCTACTAATATATTTAATTGATTTTTAATAATATTAGAAATTTCGATTCCAGTAAATTTAGAAAACTCTTTTAGGTGAGGAGTTATGATTATGGAGAATAAATTTGAAAGACAAAACATTAATTCTTTTAATTTATCATCAGTTGATATAAGATTTAGAGCATCAGCATCTAAAATTATAAATTTTTTTGTTATACCATTTAAATTATCTTTTTTTAATTCTAATAAAGTTTTAAATATTTTAATTAACAATTCTTTTTCATCTCCGAACCCTGGACCAATAACAAAGCAATTGCCGTTTTCTAATGTTTGATATGTTAGATTTTTATTGTAAGTATAAGTAATAATTTGAGGAAATGTAGTTTTAATAGATGAATTATGGAAATCGTCTTTTATAAATAGATAAGTTAAACCAGCACCTAAAGAATAAGAGGTTAAACAAGAAAAAATGGAAGCTCCAAGAGTATTTAATAATGAAGAGAATACGTAAACTTTTCCAAAATTACCTTTATTAGAAAAAGGAGATCTAATATTTTTTAATTTATTAATAATAAAATAATTAATAAAATTTTTATTAACATAATAAATTTTTGAGATTGATTTTAAATAATTTTTATTGTTTTTATTTAAATTTGTATAATTTATGAGTTCATTATGCGGAAATTCAATATCAATAAGTTTTATCTTTTCATATTTTTTTCTATTAAATGGTAAAAATAAAGATAATTTATAAAAAGCTAAACATAAAACAAGATCTGATTTAATACTAATATTGTCATAATTCTCTGCAATCCCAGAAGGTACATCAATAGAAATTGTAAAAATATTTTTACTAGTCTTAAAATTGTTCAAATACATAATTATTTTATTGAAAGGATATTTCAACTCATTTTCCGTACCAAATCCAAGTATTGCATCAATAAATAGAGTTATTTCATTAATGTTTTCAACAATATATTTAAGATCCTCATCATTATTAAAATATAAAATGTGAATTCCAAATTTTTTCAAATAATTTTTGTTAAATTTATTTATTATATTTTGCTGATAAATATTTTCATTTGAGTATTTATCATGATTTAAAATTAAGATGTAAAGAGAGTTAAATATTTTTTGATTTATACCATATTTTATGTTATTTATTATTAATTTTCTAGCAAGAGCTAATCCATCCCCTCCATTATTTCCATGACCACAAATTATTAAAATATTCTTTAGTAAATTTTTTTTATTTTTTATTAAATAGTAATATAATTTTGAAGCAGCATTCTCCATTAAAATTAAAGGATTGAAATTTATACTATTTATAAGAAAATTTTCAAAACTCTTAATTTCATCATTTGAAAAAACTATCATAATCTTAATTTTATATTATTTATTATTTTTATTTTTGAGACTGTTGTTTTGCTATTATATCGGTTCCAAAGTAAAATATATCAAATCTATCTTTCTTTTCTGAGTAAGCAATCATACAACCATCTTCTCCTATATAGAATTGGTTTTCACTATAAATAAGATCAGTTTTAACATTAGATTTAAAAAATAATCTTCTTTCTTTATCTAAGATAGATAATTTCATAAATTCTGGTTTATTTATTAATCTTACTATGAAAAATAAATTAGAATATTCATCAATTCCTATAGGTAAGTCTTCAAGAACAGCATATTTCTGATTAGTATTTTTATCTATTTCTATAAGATTTTTTATATAGAATGTTTTTAATGTATTTAGTGAAAAATCTTCTATAAAATAAATTTTGGAGTATACAGGTAATATTTTATCATAAAAAGTAACATAAAAATAAAGGTTTCCATAATAATCTACAAGATAATTTATAATAAAATATTGATATGATTTATCTTTTTCTAAATTTGTTAAAGGCAAGTTTATTGTTGAAAATGTAAAATTTTTTATTATTTCAAAATTTTTATCTATAAGTATAAATTGATATAATGATAATGATTGCATGAAAAGATCATAATTTGGATTATTTGGGATAAGGGAAGAAATAATTAGATTATTGTTTTTCAATATATTAATTGTTGTCAAATATGGGAAAAATGGATTGTTTTCAGAATTTAAAATAATTGTTTCTAAATCTCCAAATTTATTAAATTTCATAAAAAAAACATATATATTTTCGTTATTTAAGGGATCATTATAATTTTCTTTTAACAATGTTTCCGAATTTTTAAAAATATAAAATTTCTTTATGTTATCATTAATATATAATAGATCTATTAAATCTGGATTAGGTACTGAAACTTTAAAAATAATATTTCCTTCAAAGTCAATATAAAAATCATAAACTTCTGGGAAAGGAAATTCTCGTGAGATTTTGGTAGAGATGGTTTCTTTTTCAATAGGATTAAGATATGATTTGTTAATATGTTGATATGATTTTTCTTCCAAATTCTTAATGTTTTGAATTGATTTTTCTTTTTCTTCTTTAATATCTTCTTTTTGTTGAGTATTTTTATTCTCATTTTCTGTAGTAATTTGATTCTCTTGGTTTTTATTATTTATTTCTAACTCATTAATTTTAATATTAGAAATTTTCAATAATTGATCACCTGTTTTTGAAAATTTATAAAATATTTTACTGTATTTATCAAAAAAATAAATAAAATATTGTCTATATTTAATTATTGAAAACTCATATGTTTTATATGGTTCAAAGTCAAAATTAGTTATAGATTCAGTTTTTTCAATTGAAAAAAGTTTTATTGAGTATAGTCTCCTGTTTTCAGAATTACAAGAAAAGAAAAATAGTAGGAAAAAAATACTAACAAAAAAAATCAATTTTTTTAAATTATTCTTGCTATACATTTTAACTTTCATCTAAATATCCCTTTTTTATTGCTCAAAATATGATATTTTTAAAAATATTTTCAACTTTATTCAAACCTATTTTTTTTAAAGATGAAAAAAGTATTAAGTTATCATTAGTTACATTTAAAATTTCTAAAAAATGTTTTTCTTTTATTAGAAGTCTACTTTTTGTTTCTTTATCACATTTTGAAATGATATAAAAAATGGGAATTTTGTAAAATTTAAGAAAATTAATTAATTCAAAATCTAATTCATCAAATTCTCTTCTAATATCATGTAAAAAAAAGGAATACTTAATGGTCTTAATGTTATTAAAATAAAAATTTAAAATATCATTCCAATTTTTTTTTATTAGATTGCTTGTTTTACTGTATCCATATCCCGGCATATCAACTAAACAAAACAAGTTATTAATAAGAAAAAAATTTATAGATGATGTTTTACCTGGTTTTTTTGAAACAAAAGCAAAATTTTTTCTATTTATTAAAGAATTAATAAATGATGATTTTCCTGAATTAGATCTTCCAAATATGAGAAAATCATATTTATGTTTGAATTCTCCAAAATCTTCAATTTTATAAACTGTTTTAATAAGTTTTACATTCTTGAATAAATTTTCCATAAAGTTTTGAAGTAATTAATAATTTTAATTTATGTTTTTAAAATTTTATAAGTTATAATATTAATAAAAAGGAAAATTATGTCACCAATCCATGCAGCAATAAAGGCAGATGCAAATCCTCTTCTACCTAAATTCCAGAAAGTATTTGTTATCCAATAAAATATACCAAATATTATTAAACATATTAGTAGAGAATATATTAATACATTCCTTTTTAAATATGTTCCGATAGAAATAGCTAAAATGGATATAATAAAACCACCTAAAGGTAATGAAAATTTTTGCCAAAATTTTAATTCATTTTCGAAATCAATTATATTAAATTTTCTATAATAATTAATGTTTTTAATAGCTTCTTTTAATGTAATTGTATCAATATCAGTAATACCTCTTGAAAAAAATTCTGGATTTTCTTTTAATTTAATCTCTTTTTGTGGATAATAACTGCTTATTATTTTACCTTCATTAAATTGAAATAAATAAAGATTATAAAAATTCCATATTTGTTTGTTTTCATCGTAAATAGCATAAGATGATTTTATTTGTTTTTCTATATCATTGTTTTTATTAAAATAAATAATTGTAACATTAATTATCTTTTTTTCAGAATTATTATATATGTCAACAAATATAAGATTATTTTCAAGACCTCTTTTTGAAATGTTAACATTATCAAGTGTTATATTCTTTCTAAAAATAATTTCTTCAAGTTTTAATCTTTTTTTTGTCAATTTTGGTAAATAAAAATCTTGTGTAATAATAATAAAAAATGTAAGAATAAATACTGTTATTATGAGTAAAAAGGTGAATTGTAAGTTAGATATTCCCGCGGAATAAATAGCTAATAGTTCATTATTTTGATTCATTGAAGATATTATAAATAATACTGCAAAAAGAATTGATAAAGGGAAAAGCATATAAAATATTTTTGGGGAGTAATATAAATAATATAAAATAATAGTTTTAAATGGAATATTTAAGGCTATGAAATAGTTCATTTTGTCAAAAAATTCAACAATCACATAAATTATTAAGAAAAATATTGATGTAATAATAAAAGGTGGGAAAAATTTTTTTATAATGTAAAAGTTCAATTTTAATGGTAATTTAGTCGACATTTTCAATCCACTTATCAATTTTAATTAATCTTCCTGGGTAGTATGAATTTACAAAATTTTCTATATTTTGAGAAAGTTTACTTAAAAATTCATATGAATTTGAAACAGCTACAAGTCCAATAATACTATTTGTTAAATCGTCAAGTAAGCCTACTTCCGCTATAGATATTTTAAACTTTTCTCTTGTTGATTCAATTAAAGATTTTACTATTCTTCTTTTATCTTTTAATGATTTAGATTCTTCAATATTTATATAAAATTTTATTAATAAAACATGCATATTAAAATAAATATACCAAAAATAGATAATAAATCAATTTAGCAAATATAAATAAAAAAATTTAAAAAAATAATTATTTTAAAAATAATTAAATTATAAAAATCTACCATGGCAATTTTTAAATTTTTTGCCTGAACCACATGGACAAGGATCGTTTCTTCCTATGTTTTTATATGGATTAATATTTTTTTTCTCAGAAGATATTATCCTGTTTTCTAAATTAGGTGGTACTTTATTATTTAAACCATTAATATTTTCATTGTATTTTATATTATTATTAAGAGAAAAAGGTGACACTTCTTGGTGATTGAGAGAGGAAGGTATATATGTATCTTCCTTTATAAGATTAGTGGGTGTTTTTGAAATTTGTAACAAAAATAACAGTTTTATAGAGGATTCTCTAAATTGCTTTAACAAATTTTCAAAAAGTTTATAAGATTCAAATTTATAAATAATTAGTGGATCCTTTCCTGAATATGCTTGGAATGCTATTGAATCTTCAAGTCCATCTATATTTAATAGATGTTCTTTCCAAGAAGAGTCGAGTGAATTAAGTAATATAGCTTTTTTAATAAAGTTATTATCTTCTTCATTCAAATTCGAAAATTTTACTTTTAAGATATTTAATAAAATCTCCATTAAATAATTGATAAAAGAATTTATATCAAATATTTTTGAAAATTCAGTTTGAAATTTTTCACTATTTTCTTCTAATTTAATATTAAATGATTTGTTTAAGAAGTAAATAATTTCATATTTTTCATTTGTAGAAATAGATTTTTTTATATTTTTTTCATTTAATATATCCCACAAAAATTCTTCAAGGTTTTCTTTTATGATAATATCGAGATTTTCATTTTTTAAGATTTTGTCTCTCAAGTTGTATATATAAACTCTCTGTTTATTTAAAACATCATCATATTCAAGAAGATGCTTTCTAATTTCAAAATTTCTATTTTCAACCCTTTTTTGAGCTTTTTCAATAGCTCTAGTTATTAGGGGATGTTCAATTGGCATGTCTTCTTCATATCCTATTGATTGAAGCAATGTTGATAGTCTTTCTGAGCCGAATAATCTCATAAGATCATCTTCTAAAGATATAAAAAACCTAGACTCACCAGGATCTCCTTGTCTTCCAGATCTACCTACTAATTGGTTATCTATTCTTCTAGCTTCATGTCTTTCAGTTCCTATTACATATAATCCACCAGTTTTGATAACAAAATCTCTCTCTTTTTCATCCTCTCCTCCAAGTTTTATATCTGTTCCTCTACCAGCCATATTTGTTGCAATTGTAACAGCATAAGGTTTTCCTGCTTCTTTTATTATCATTGCTTCCTTTTCATGATATTTAGCATTAAGAACTTGATGATTTATTCCTTCTCTTTTGAGTAAAGAAGAAAGCCTTTCTGATTTTTCAACAGAAATTGTTCCAACTAATATTGGTTGTCCTTTTTGATGTGCTCTTTTTATTTCATTAATAATAGCTTTTTCCTTTTCTTTTAATGTTCTATAAATTCTATCTGGATGATCTATTCTTATTAGAGGTTTATTTGTTGGTATCACAACAACTTCAAGTTTATAAATTTTATAAAACTCTTCTTCTTCTGTTTTAGCTGTTCCTGTCATACCAGCAAGTTTTTCATAAAGTCTAAAATAGTTTTGAAATGATATTGTTGCTAAAGTTTGATTTTCTTGTTGAATTGGAACTCCTTCTTTTGCTTCAATTGCTTGATGTAATCCTCCAGAGTATCTTCTTCCAGGAAGTATTCTTCCAGTAAATTCATCTATAATAAGAATTTGTCTATCTTTAATGAGATAATCAACTTCATTATGATATAATTTATGAGCTTTCATAGCTATTTCAGTATGTGATACCCAATTTATATTTTCAGGTTCAAATATAGAAGAGTCTTCTCTAATAAGTTTTTTATTCTTTAGTTCTCTTTCAATTTTTAGAAGTCCTCTTTCGGTTAGTATGACATTTCTACTTTTTTCATCTAGCCTGTATTCTCCATCATCTATAAACCTTTCTACATTACCAACAATTTCTTTAAGGTATTGACCATCTTCATCTTTAGAACATTCATTAAATTCTCCGCTGTTTAAGAGTTTAACAAGAATGGAATTAATTGTTTTGTAAATATCAATATTTTTTTCAGAAGGACCAGAAATAATTAGAGGTGTTCTTGCTTCATCAATAAGAACAGAATCAACTTCATCTATAATAGCATAATAGTGCCCTCTTTGAACTTTTTGCTCAAGATCTATTACCATATTATCTCTTAAATAATCAAAACCAAATTCATTATTTGTACCATATACTATATCGCAACTATAAGCATGCTTTTTGGAACATTCATATATATATGATTCTCCATTTTCGTTTAGTTTTACTTCATATGCTTTATCTGAAGTAATAACTCCTACAGTTCTACCAAGATAAAGATAAATAGGCCCCATCCATAAAGCATCTCTTTTAGCAAGATAATCATTTACTGTTACTAGATGACACGCTTTGCCAGTTAAGGAATGCAAATATAAAGGAATAGTAGCAACAAGTGTTTTCCCTTCACCAGTTTTCATTTCAGCAATTTTATTATCATATAATGCAAGAGCACCTAAAATCTGTACATCAAAATGTCTTAGTTTAATAGTTCTTTTTGAAGCTTCTCTTACTAGTGCTGCTCCTTCTATAATTAAATTGTCTAAATCTTCTCCATTTTGTAACATCTTAATAAATTTTTCTGTTTTTTTTAAAAAGTCATCCCTTGTTAATTGTTGTAGTTCATTTTCAAGTTGGTTTATTTTTAATAAATATGTTTCATATTTTTTAAGTAAACTTTTATTTCTATTAATTAAAAAATTAAAAAATCCCATTTAGAATCCTTGAAAAATTAATTTAATAAAATATAATAAAATTAAGAAAAAAATACAAATGTAAAGTTATTAAAAATTATTGTTTATTTTATATTTGGACCAATATTTATATAAGGAGCTTTATGCAAAATATTTCTTTGAATAATAATAAGAATATTGAGAAGATAGATAATTTTATAAATAATATTTATAATTTACCTCAAATTAAAAATAATTCCTCAATAGATAAAGAAATTCAAATTATTAAGTTTTTAAAAACAAATGCTGAAAATTTAAGAAAAAAATTTAAAGAACCCAGATTTTTCCCAGATGAAGATTATAAGTCTATTATTACATATATACTATATAAAATTGATGATGATTTAAAAAATAAATTGTTAAATGAATTAAATTTTTATATAGATAATTTTATAAATTTTGGAATTTTACCAAAAATAATATCATATTCAGGCTATTTAAATATTGAAGAATTTAAAGTTAAATTAAAAAACATAATAAAAACTATTGTAGACAATCCAAATTCAAGGATTAATTTTAAAGGTGTCTACTATCTTTTAATAAAAGAAAAATTAAAGAATTATTTAAGTAGTATTTTTGAGAAAAGAAAATTTATATTCAATGAACTTGTTAGAGTTCAAAGAAATAATCTTGATTATGAAGAATACTTAAATTATTTAATTTTTGTTTGCTTAGTAAAGAATTTTATTTATACTGATAAAGAACAAAATAGACAGTTTACAAATTTATCAATTAATTCTGAAAAGATAAATTTTTTAGAAAGATCAGTAGTAAATATTAGAAAAATTTTTTCTGAAATAAAAGAGGATATATTTAAAATTTCATTTTTTTCAAATATTGAATTTAATCTAATTCCTAAAAATTATGCTTCTTCTAAATTAATAAATATTTTAAATTTAAGGTATATGGAATATGATCCAGAACTGAAAGTTGAAAGAGGTGCAGAAACTCCAGATAAAAGTTGGTTTCATATAGCAAGATTAAACTCAAAATCTTTGGATTTGGATAAAGACTACTTGGATGAAATGTTTATTATAGCTTCTGAGAATAATTGGTAAAAATATTTATCAAAAAATATTTTTATTTTAAATTTGAGGACATATTATGATTAAGAAAATTAGTGAAAAAAGAAAATCAAAAAGTATATTTTTGAAAGATAATAAAAAACATTTTAGAATAGAAAATAATAAAATTAATAAAATTAGAATAATTGATAATCTTTTTTTAATAATAATTTTATTGAGTATAATTCAAATAATAATTGAAAATTTAAGTTTCATATTAGGTTTAAAAATTAGTTTAAGAAATTTAATTATTTTAAGTGGTGCTTTTTTCGATATTATTTTTTCAATAGAGTTTATAATAAAATCCCTTATTAATATTAAAAATAGGAAGTTCAAAGAGTATTTTTTTTATAATAATGGTTGGATCGATTTTTTTGCTTCCATTCCTGTTTTTATATTTAGTTCATTACCAGCCTTAATTGAGATATATTATACATCTAATATTTTTAATATTAGAATATTTAAATTTCTATATTTGCTAAGATCAGTAAAAATTATTAGAACTTCAAGAGTAATTAGAATTTTGAGGGTTCTTAAGTTATTAGGGAAAATAGAGAATTTAAATTCTGTAATGTTACAGAAAAATATAAATTTTGTGTCAATTATTGTTACTAATTCTATACTTTTAGGGTTTTTAGTAACTAAAATTATATTGCCTTATGACTTTGACAGAATTGAAAAGGAGTTTAAAAATAACATTGAAAATAAAATAAAAGCTTATTTTGAAATTGAGATTAATAAAGTTGGGAAAAATTATGATGAAGATTCTCAAAATAAATTAATTCAAACTATTTTTTCAAGTGAAAATTGTGTAAGTGCTATAAAATATAAGGATAAAGAAATATATAGAAAATTTGATGCAAGTTATATTAATGAATATATAGGGAAAAACAATATGTTTTACATTTCAATTAAAGATTATAATTTTGAAATAATTTTATATGAATTTATAAAATATAAAAACTCTGAAAATTTAATGGTTCTTATTATTGTTTTAATAAATGTGTTAACAATAATATTTTTATATACAAAAAGGTTTTCAACAACAGTTAGTGATCCTGTATATTTACTGTATAAAGGAATAAGAGATCCAAACTATTTTCTTATGATAAAAATCCCTGAAAAATATAAAAATGAAGAAATCTTTGAGTTTGCAAAATTTTTTAATGAAAGATATTTACCAGCTAAATATAAATTATATATAAAAAATAAAGAAAGTTTGAAGGAAAAGCAGAGTTCATCGATAAAACTTGATGATTTAGATAAACTATTATAAAATTATTTTCTTTAATTTAGAATAATTATTTTTAGTTACTTACAAATTTAAAGTGAGTAGTTTTTTTAATTTTTTTATTTAATTATTTTTAGCTGCTTAAATAAATAAATTGTGAATTTAAAATTAAGAAAATGTTCAGTTTCTCTTTAAAGATAAAAGTATTCCCAAAATAATTGATAGAATAGCAGCAAATAAAATTCTAAAGTCTTGTGGTAAGAGGAAAGTTATAGTATGAGCAGGTACCCAGAAAAAGGGTATTGTTTTTTTAAATACAAATCCCCACATTTTATTCCAGTTTACTTCCTTTATCAATTCAAGTATCTTAAATTTTGATATAATAAATTTTCCATTGTTCTTTGCTATGTGTAAATCAGTTAAATTGTGTGTTAACATCATAACTGGTGCAAAAAATATGTTCATAAAGAAAGATATTGTAAAACTTATAAAAATCTTATTTAAACTTAATTTATAAAAGAAATTATTTAGTTTACTTAAAATAATTTTGTTAAAGTTTATTTTATTTGATTGACTATAATAATTATTAATATTTAATAAATATTTTTGCATTGGTTCAATGATTCCTTTTATGGAACCATTATAAAATATTTGAAAAGCAAACCATATAAAAATTCCTAGTATCCCCCATATTATCATTTTAGGAAAAATGCCAAAATTTTTATCTATGTGTATTTTATTTTTAATTCTATAAGAGATTATTTCACCATAGGTTGCAAGTAATGCAAATTTTAAGAAAGATAAAAGAATTGGGAACTTAGAATTAATATGCTTGTAAAAAAGAAAAGTTGATGGTAAAAAAAATATTAAAACTAATAAAGCAAAAATTAAGAGTAGAATAATATCCCCTAATTTCTTATTCATAAAAATCCTTATAAGAAGTCTGAAAAAAATAT is part of the Spirochaetota bacterium genome and harbors:
- the secA gene encoding preprotein translocase subunit SecA; this translates as MGFFNFLINRNKSLLKKYETYLLKINQLENELQQLTRDDFLKKTEKFIKMLQNGEDLDNLIIEGAALVREASKRTIKLRHFDVQILGALALYDNKIAEMKTGEGKTLVATIPLYLHSLTGKACHLVTVNDYLAKRDALWMGPIYLYLGRTVGVITSDKAYEVKLNENGESYIYECSKKHAYSCDIVYGTNNEFGFDYLRDNMVIDLEQKVQRGHYYAIIDEVDSVLIDEARTPLIISGPSEKNIDIYKTINSILVKLLNSGEFNECSKDEDGQYLKEIVGNVERFIDDGEYRLDEKSRNVILTERGLLKIERELKNKKLIREDSSIFEPENINWVSHTEIAMKAHKLYHNEVDYLIKDRQILIIDEFTGRILPGRRYSGGLHQAIEAKEGVPIQQENQTLATISFQNYFRLYEKLAGMTGTAKTEEEEFYKIYKLEVVVIPTNKPLIRIDHPDRIYRTLKEKEKAIINEIKRAHQKGQPILVGTISVEKSERLSSLLKREGINHQVLNAKYHEKEAMIIKEAGKPYAVTIATNMAGRGTDIKLGGEDEKERDFVIKTGGLYVIGTERHEARRIDNQLVGRSGRQGDPGESRFFISLEDDLMRLFGSERLSTLLQSIGYEEDMPIEHPLITRAIEKAQKRVENRNFEIRKHLLEYDDVLNKQRVYIYNLRDKILKNENLDIIIKENLEEFLWDILNEKNIKKSISTNEKYEIIYFLNKSFNIKLEENSEKFQTEFSKIFDINSFINYLMEILLNILKVKFSNLNEEDNNFIKKAILLNSLDSSWKEHLLNIDGLEDSIAFQAYSGKDPLIIYKFESYKLFENLLKQFRESSIKLLFLLQISKTPTNLIKEDTYIPSSLNHQEVSPFSLNNNIKYNENINGLNNKVPPNLENRIISSEKKNINPYKNIGRNDPCPCGSGKKFKNCHGRFL